From a single Nostoc edaphicum CCNP1411 genomic region:
- a CDS encoding GPW/gp25 family protein, producing MVYGRDRAYLGTGWAYPLHLSVQGGIQLSREDQKVKESIWIILRTGVGERVYRPTFGSRLSELAFAPMNSDTLLRIRLYVLEALEVWEPRITIDEVVTDPDPVRGRVDIIINYRLKDGPDIYSFVYPYYLVSAGEES from the coding sequence ATGGTTTATGGTCGCGATCGAGCCTATTTGGGAACAGGTTGGGCTTATCCACTGCATTTAAGTGTGCAAGGTGGGATACAACTTAGCCGTGAAGATCAAAAAGTTAAAGAATCTATTTGGATTATCCTCCGCACGGGAGTAGGTGAGCGGGTTTATCGGCCTACCTTTGGTTCGCGCTTGTCGGAACTGGCGTTTGCACCCATGAATAGCGATACCCTACTGCGAATCCGTCTTTATGTTTTGGAAGCTTTAGAAGTTTGGGAACCACGCATTACTATCGATGAAGTTGTCACCGATCCTGACCCTGTGCGTGGCAGAGTGGATATCATCATCAATTATCGACTCAAAGACGGCCCCGATATTTATAGTTTTGTTTATCCTTATTATTTGGTTTCAGCTGGGGAGGAATCGTGA
- a CDS encoding four helix bundle protein, translating to MEKEPIKSHEDLEVYKMAFDTAMKIFELSKKFPVEERYSLTDQIRRSSRSVCANLAEAWRKRRYEAAFVAKLNDSEAEAAETQTWLKFAVKCSYLDVDTGRELYGNYNRVLGILVIIINNPSPWLIKR from the coding sequence ATGGAAAAAGAACCAATTAAAAGTCATGAAGACTTGGAAGTATACAAAATGGCATTTGATACAGCCATGAAAATATTTGAACTATCCAAGAAGTTTCCTGTAGAAGAGAGATATTCGTTGACCGACCAAATTCGTAGATCGTCACGTTCTGTATGTGCAAATCTGGCGGAAGCATGGAGAAAACGTCGATATGAAGCTGCTTTTGTAGCTAAGTTAAATGATTCGGAAGCAGAGGCAGCAGAGACTCAGACTTGGTTGAAATTTGCTGTCAAGTGTAGTTATTTAGATGTTGATACAGGTAGAGAACTTTATGGAAATTACAACCGAGTTTTAGGCATTCTAGTAATCATAATCAACAATCCATCCCCCTGGCTCATAAAACGCTAA
- a CDS encoding PAAR domain-containing protein gives MGRPAARITDNVAHPLPPVLTGGPGSPNVLIGSLPAWRGVLAAAVPGLQSAKTSSDIAIKAAEAATLAAAGTPGAPAALAAEQTAKTTAASTMGSAIAAAAAGADIHNCATPLPVPPHGPGVVIDGSQTVLINNLPASRMGDTILEALGPPNKIIKGNPTVLIGG, from the coding sequence ATGGGTAGACCAGCAGCAAGAATTACCGACAATGTGGCGCACCCTTTACCCCCAGTTTTAACAGGAGGGCCGGGTAGTCCCAATGTGTTGATTGGGTCTTTACCTGCGTGGCGGGGCGTACTTGCAGCAGCAGTACCAGGTTTGCAGTCTGCTAAAACATCTTCTGATATAGCTATCAAAGCGGCTGAGGCTGCTACTTTAGCGGCGGCTGGTACACCAGGGGCACCTGCTGCCTTAGCCGCCGAACAAACTGCAAAGACAACGGCAGCTTCTACTATGGGTAGTGCGATCGCAGCAGCAGCAGCAGGTGCTGATATTCATAATTGCGCGACACCCTTGCCTGTCCCTCCTCACGGCCCTGGGGTTGTGATTGATGGTAGTCAGACTGTGCTGATTAACAATCTACCTGCCTCTCGGATGGGCGACACTATTTTAGAAGCATTAGGGCCACCGAATAAAATTATCAAAGGTAATCCCACTGTTTTGATTGGCGGCTGA
- a CDS encoding VgrG-related protein, which produces MPPKKSLYLSEPKIQIEGQAASPELMKDVLQITIEESLHLPAMFTLVIHNSYIPTSDRSENRAWRHEQLFKIGKKVKLGFTSSTTQDNNFQYEVEKVLIEGEITAMEVHFNEKSEADIIVRGYDISHRLHRGRYNRSFLNETDSDIVKKIVKEVGIKPGNIEPTGEAHKYVFQENQTNMEFLRERAARIGFELFITEDKLNFCKPKTQGDLPLEWLVDISKFSTRVTSSEQVSSVEVRAWDYTQKKLISGTAKKEKQVTETGNQLGSSTSNAFSNLKSPKMIVVDKPVASKKQAETMAQALCDELGGEFVYADAKASGNPEIRPGRVVKLQGMGDRYSGKYYVTETRHFFSQRVYETEFSVRGLRSGNLFTTLSPEKRLQPSETLLVGIVTDNKDPEAWGRVKVKFPTLTEDHTSDWARVVAVGAGPNRGFDCLPEVNDEVLVGFEHGDIHRPYVIGGVWNGKDAPPEKVRDSVTSGVRLRTIKTRVGHVLQFVEEDKGSSKKGIRVETEYGHKIYLNDSQRCIEIETKGGHKIKMDDMGKSVSVKSTGNMSLDAAGNIDISANGTITVKGALIRLN; this is translated from the coding sequence ATGCCTCCTAAAAAAAGCCTTTATCTAAGCGAACCTAAAATCCAGATAGAAGGACAAGCTGCTTCTCCTGAATTAATGAAGGATGTGTTGCAAATCACAATAGAAGAAAGCCTTCATTTACCAGCAATGTTTACGCTAGTTATACATAATAGCTATATTCCCACATCTGACCGTTCAGAAAACAGGGCTTGGCGACATGAGCAGTTGTTTAAAATTGGCAAAAAAGTAAAGTTGGGTTTTACTTCGAGTACGACTCAAGATAATAATTTTCAATATGAGGTAGAAAAAGTTCTGATAGAAGGCGAAATTACAGCGATGGAAGTTCACTTCAATGAAAAATCGGAAGCTGATATCATTGTTCGCGGTTATGATATTTCCCATCGTCTACACAGAGGTCGCTATAATCGTTCTTTTTTAAATGAAACTGATAGCGATATCGTTAAAAAAATAGTTAAAGAAGTAGGCATAAAACCTGGCAATATAGAGCCAACTGGCGAAGCTCATAAATATGTATTCCAAGAAAATCAAACTAATATGGAGTTTTTGCGAGAAAGGGCTGCCCGTATTGGTTTTGAATTATTTATTACAGAAGATAAACTAAATTTTTGCAAGCCAAAAACTCAGGGAGATTTACCACTAGAATGGCTAGTTGATATTAGTAAATTTAGTACTCGCGTCACCAGTTCTGAACAGGTGAGTTCTGTGGAAGTGCGTGCTTGGGACTATACCCAGAAAAAATTGATTAGCGGAACAGCCAAGAAAGAGAAGCAAGTAACCGAGACAGGTAATCAGCTAGGAAGTAGTACTAGTAATGCATTTTCCAATCTTAAGTCACCGAAAATGATTGTTGTTGATAAACCAGTTGCTAGCAAAAAACAAGCAGAGACAATGGCTCAGGCTTTGTGTGATGAACTGGGAGGAGAATTTGTTTATGCAGATGCCAAAGCATCAGGGAATCCTGAGATTCGTCCTGGACGAGTTGTTAAGCTTCAGGGTATGGGCGATCGCTATAGTGGTAAGTATTATGTTACAGAAACCCGCCATTTCTTCAGTCAGCGCGTTTATGAAACTGAGTTCAGCGTGCGGGGACTCCGTTCTGGTAACTTATTCACAACTCTATCCCCAGAAAAACGCCTACAGCCATCTGAGACTTTATTAGTGGGGATTGTGACTGATAACAAAGACCCAGAGGCATGGGGTAGAGTAAAGGTCAAGTTTCCCACTCTCACTGAAGATCATACAAGTGACTGGGCGAGAGTTGTAGCTGTGGGAGCAGGCCCTAACAGAGGTTTTGACTGTTTGCCAGAGGTGAACGATGAAGTTTTAGTAGGTTTTGAACATGGCGATATCCACCGTCCCTACGTCATTGGTGGGGTATGGAATGGCAAGGATGCACCACCAGAAAAAGTAAGGGATTCAGTTACAAGTGGTGTAAGATTACGTACCATTAAAACTCGTGTAGGTCATGTTTTACAGTTTGTTGAAGAAGATAAAGGAAGTAGTAAAAAAGGTATTCGCGTAGAAACTGAATACGGTCACAAAATATATCTCAATGACAGTCAAAGGTGCATAGAGATTGAAACCAAGGGCGGCCATAAAATCAAAATGGACGATATGGGTAAATCTGTTTCAGTGAAATCAACAGGTAATATGTCATTAGATGCTGCTGGAAATATAGACATTTCAGCCAACGGTACGATTACAGTCAAAGGTGCGTTGATTCGACTTAATTAA
- a CDS encoding phage tail protein, translating to MATGANNGNITHELNYVTTNRFYVEIDSSIAASFAECTGLSIQIKKNVFQEGGVNDQQRIYLGHTEFADITLKRGVTDHPGFWNWMNAVFDEQKKTSRRNVNILIFNQAGETMMSWTLIGAIPITWKTPALQADGKAVAIEELTLAYEGLQVARATGGGTSVQRNQKTGYFVSS from the coding sequence ATGGCTACAGGCGCTAATAACGGCAACATTACTCACGAATTAAATTATGTCACTACTAATCGTTTTTACGTTGAGATAGACAGTTCTATTGCTGCATCTTTCGCCGAATGTACAGGATTAAGTATTCAAATTAAGAAAAATGTTTTTCAAGAAGGTGGTGTCAACGACCAGCAAAGAATTTATTTAGGTCATACAGAATTTGCAGACATAACTCTTAAACGTGGAGTTACCGATCATCCAGGTTTTTGGAACTGGATGAATGCAGTTTTTGATGAACAAAAGAAAACATCTCGACGCAATGTCAACATTCTGATTTTCAATCAAGCTGGTGAAACGATGATGAGTTGGACTTTGATTGGTGCTATTCCTATAACCTGGAAAACACCAGCACTCCAAGCAGATGGCAAAGCAGTTGCCATTGAAGAATTAACTTTAGCTTATGAAGGTTTACAAGTAGCAAGAGCGACAGGAGGAGGAACTTCTGTACAACGAAATCAAAAAACAGGATATTTCGTTTCTAGCTAA
- a CDS encoding DUF4157 domain-containing protein, whose protein sequence is MREQVSRQKKTTTDFSIPSLKHPTPGFGLESSAISRQAVPKIQPLDKPLTHDISCIPLRSQAKLSISQPGDIYEQEADSVAQQVMQRMAQPVNHQSIQREALPEEEEELQMKSLDNSTLQREVLPEDEEELQMKSLDNTLQREALPEEEEELQMKPMMQRQAEAGMASAPDLEASINQARGGGQIMADNIREPMEQAFGADFSGVKVHTDGQSDQLNRSIQARAFTTGQDVFFRQGEYNPGSRGGQELLAHELTHVVQQNGVLTKGIIQRKEVTELVNSLETVMVEGKLKKEQIIDGLKQLDESDRNDPNFARALVDFVKARNQKEFNIEDLTSQPDPKFGKKHVDKKWTFRHYTTQKYESLQSLAQLEAKGIEASKNTNARDWEDLGNQGYVFGLIAIDGEVPNRTWLSNMKYYAEYDLKKLDSVWVSGDMLTDDGRKQNSYQGTGINIVYQLSKMLGFINQNSANELDGKFKNALEAKVSPASLGSLNWTDV, encoded by the coding sequence ATGAGAGAACAGGTTAGTCGGCAGAAAAAAACTACTACAGACTTCTCAATTCCATCTCTGAAACATCCGACACCCGGCTTTGGTTTGGAGTCGTCGGCAATTTCACGCCAAGCGGTTCCAAAAATACAACCACTCGATAAGCCACTTACTCATGATATAAGTTGCATACCACTGCGTAGCCAAGCAAAACTCTCAATTAGCCAGCCTGGAGACATTTACGAACAGGAAGCTGATAGCGTAGCACAGCAGGTAATGCAAAGAATGGCGCAACCTGTAAATCATCAGTCTATCCAACGAGAAGCATTGCCAGAGGAAGAAGAAGAATTGCAAATGAAATCTCTGGACAATAGCACACTGCAACGAGAAGTATTGCCAGAGGATGAGGAAGAATTGCAAATGAAATCTCTGGACAATACACTGCAACGAGAAGCATTGCCAGAGGAAGAAGAAGAATTACAGATGAAGCCGATGATGCAGCGTCAGGCTGAGGCTGGGATGGCTTCTGCACCTGACTTGGAAGCGTCCATTAACCAAGCGCGGGGGGGTGGACAAATCATGGCAGACAATATCCGCGAACCGATGGAACAGGCGTTTGGTGCAGATTTCAGTGGGGTGAAGGTTCACACGGATGGTCAATCCGATCAGTTGAATCGGTCAATTCAGGCGCGGGCTTTCACAACGGGACAGGATGTGTTCTTTCGACAGGGGGAATATAACCCAGGTAGTCGGGGCGGTCAGGAGTTGTTGGCGCATGAGTTGACCCACGTTGTGCAGCAAAATGGAGTCCTCACCAAAGGTATCATTCAACGCAAAGAGGTAACAGAATTGGTCAACAGCCTAGAAACGGTCATGGTCGAGGGCAAGCTTAAAAAAGAGCAAATAATTGACGGTTTGAAACAACTGGACGAATCCGATCGCAATGACCCTAACTTTGCCCGTGCTTTGGTGGATTTTGTTAAAGCCCGGAATCAAAAAGAGTTCAACATCGAAGACTTGACATCTCAACCAGACCCTAAATTTGGGAAGAAACATGTGGACAAAAAATGGACTTTTAGACACTACACAACCCAAAAGTATGAAAGCCTCCAATCGCTTGCACAACTGGAAGCAAAGGGAATAGAAGCAAGCAAAAACACAAATGCTCGAGACTGGGAGGATCTCGGAAACCAAGGTTATGTCTTTGGACTAATAGCGATCGATGGGGAAGTTCCAAACCGAACTTGGTTGTCTAATATGAAATATTATGCGGAGTACGACCTTAAGAAACTAGACAGTGTTTGGGTATCGGGGGATATGCTGACCGACGATGGTCGCAAGCAGAACAGCTATCAAGGTACCGGAATAAATATAGTTTACCAGTTGTCAAAAATGCTCGGCTTCATTAACCAGAACTCGGCAAACGAACTCGATGGGAAATTCAAAAATGCACTCGAAGCCAAGGTGTCGCCAGCTTCTCTCGGCTCTCTTAATTGGACGGATGTATAA